Proteins from one Ipomoea triloba cultivar NCNSP0323 chromosome 1, ASM357664v1 genomic window:
- the LOC116020744 gene encoding 5'-3' exoribonuclease 3 isoform X1: MGVPAFYRWLAEKYSMVVVDVIEEEAVAIEGIKIPVDTSKPNPNNIEFDNLYLDMNGIIHPCFHPEDRPSPTTFEEVFRCMFDYIDRLFVMVRPRKLLYMAIDGVAPRAKMNQQRSRRFRAAKDAADAAAEEERLREEFEKEGRKLPPKQESQTFDSNVITPGTPFMATLSIALQYYIHLRLNYDPGWRNIKVILSDANVPGEGEHKIMSYIRGQRNLPGYDPNTRHCLYGLDADLIMLALATHEVHFAILREVVFTPGQQDKCFLCGQMGHLAADCQGKAKRKAGEFDEKGDTEVVAKKPYQFLYIWTLREYLEYEFRIPNPPFEIDFERIVDDFIFMCFFVGNDFLPHMPTLEIREGAINLLMAVYKKEFRFMGGYLTDGSKPNLACVEHFIQAVGSYEDKIFQKRARLHQRQTERIKREKAQKKREDSVPEVEPESLVPVARFHGSRLASGPSPSPYQQGFRSDQKLRSGNSHDSHTHNHATKVARLASAATVGAAIVEAENSLEIEVRDNKEDLKTKLKELLREKNDVFNSENPEEDKVKLGDPGWKERYYEDKFSAKTPEEMEEIRKDVVMKYTEGLCWVMHYYYEGVCSWQWYYPYHYAPFASDLKELAGLNISFELGTPFKPFNQLLGVFPAASSHALPEHYRRLMTDPNSPIIDFYPTDFEVDMNGKRFSWQGIAKLPFIDEARLLAEVAKVEHTLTDEEVRRNSMMLDMLFVSLSHPLSPYIFSLDHRCKQLTEKERVEAKEPIDPGASGGMNGYLSLCGGDPCPPVFRSPVQGMEDIMDNQVICAIYGLPNDHKHITRPPNGVIFPKKTVTFGDMKPEPVLWHEDSGRRPRENGRDNTGAMTGRQLGEAAHRLVANSLQIKADRGDYGDHRYGPPTSYPGAYGPPLQSYQTNRYNGHEQQRFVPNSSYSARDAGGYQRPSNSTVSQHHRYDDNYSQTNAYSGSHHAYRRPNPHHERIDQSVAQSRDYHRHGYYAPGLQQNGGHPYHSGATQHQHVHSTPHPPPTHIPNHRGYNHQPYESGSYNHWGSGQGPHSNPGGGRGYNYPHQSSNQYAALNRGSNRRPPSSDYRH; the protein is encoded by the exons GGTGGTGGATGTGATCGAGGAAGAGGCGGTGGCTATCGAAGGAATAAAAATTCCGGTGGATACCAGTAAACCTAATCCAAATAATATCGAATTCGATAACCTCTATCTGGATATGAATGGTATTATTCACCCGTGTTTTCACCCCGAAGATCGA CCTTCCCCTACCACATTTGAGGAGGTATTTCGATGCATGTTTGACTATATAGACAGGCTCTTTGTAATGGTGCGCCCTCGAAAGCTATTGTACATGGCTATTG ATGGTGTTGCTCCAAGAGCTAAAATGAATCAGCAAAGGTCTAGGCGTTTTAGAGCCGCAAAAGATGCAGCTGACGCG GCAGCTGAAGAGGAAAGGTTGCGTGAGGAGTTTGAGAAGGAGGGTAGGAAGCTTCCTCCCAAGCAGGAATCACAAACTTTTGATTCAAATGTTATCACTCCGGGAACTCCCTTCATGGCCACTTTGTCAATTGCACTCCAGTACTACATTCATCTCAGGCTAAACTATGATCCTGGATGGAGAAACATTAAG gtTATACTCTCTGATGCGAATGTTCCTGGTGAAGGGGAACACAAAATTATGTCATACATTCGAGGGCAAAGGAACCTTCCTGGTTATGACCCTAATACACGACATTGTTTGTATGGTCTG GATGCAGACCTAATCATGTTGGCTTTGGCTACTCATGAAGTCCACTTTGCTATACTTAGAGAG GTTGTATTTACCCCTGGTCAGCAGGACAAATGTTTTCTATGTGGTCAAATGGGCCACTTAGCAGCAGATTGTCAAGGGAAGGCGAAGAGAAAGGCTGGGGAGTTTGATGAAAAAGGTGATACTGAAGTGGTGGCAAAAAAGCCTTATCAG TTCCTCTATATTTGGACCCTGAGGGAGTACTTGGAGTATGAATTCAGAATTCCAAATCCTCCTTTTGAGATTGATTTCGAGCGCATTGTTGATGATTTTATATTCATGTGTTTCTTTGTTGGGAATGATTTTCTGCCACATATGCCCACCCTTGAGATCCGTGAG GGTGCAATAAACTTGCTCATGGCTGTTTACAAAAAGGAGTTTAGGTTCATGGGAGGGTATTTGACTGATGGCAGCAAG CCAAATCTTGCCTGTGTGGAGCATTTTATACAGGCAGTGGGGTCATATGAAGATAAAATATTCCAGAAAAGAGCACGCTTGCATCAG AGGCAAACCGAAAGAATCAAGCGTGAAAAAGCACAAAAAAAACGAGAAGATTCCGTGCCTGAAGTTGAACCTGAATCGTTGGTTCCAGTTGCTCGGTTCCATGGTTCTCGTCTTGCATCTGGCCCCTCACCTTCTCCATATCAACAAGGGTTTAGATCTGACCAGAAGTTGCGGTCTGGAAATTCTCATGATAGTCATACTCATAACCATGCTACAAAAGTTGCACGCTTGGCATCTGCGGCCACAGTAGGAGCTGCAATTGTTGAGGCTGAGAATAGCCTTGAAATTGAA GTTCGTGATAACAAAGAAGATTTGAAAACCAAGCTGAAAGAGCTACTTCGTGAAAAGAATGATGTTTTCAACTCAGAAAATCCTGAAGAGGACAAG GTCAAGCTGGGAGATCCAGGTTGGAAAGAGAGGTATTATGAGGATAAGTTCTCTGCAAAAACACCTGAGGAAATGGAAGAGATACGGAAAGATGTT GTTATGAAATACACTGAAGGCCTGTGCTGGGTTATGCACTATTATTATGAAGGCGTTTGTTCCTGGCAGTG GTATTACCCCTATCATTATGCACCATTTGCTTCAGACTTGAAGGAACTTGCAGGATTGAACATCAGCTTTGAATTGGGTACTCCATTTAAACCATTCAACCAACTGTTGGGTGTGTTCCCTGCAGCAAG TTCACATGCGCTTCCTGAGCATTATAGGAGATTGATGACAGATCCAAACTCGcctattattgatttttatccCACTG ATTTTGAAGTGGACATGAATGGCAAGAGGTTTTCTTGGCAG GGCATTGCCAAATTGCCTTTCATTGATGAAGCTCGGCTCCTTGCAGAGGTTGCAAAAGTTGAACATACATTGACG GATGAAGAAGTACGAAGAAACAGTATGATGCTTGATATGCTCTTTGTGTCATTGTCTCATCCACTATCTCCATACATCTTCTCTCTTGATCATCGCTGTAAACAGCTGACTGAAAAAGAAAGGGTTGAAGCAAAGGAGCCAATTGACCCAGGGGCAAG TGGTGGGATGAATGGCTATTTATCCCTCTGTGGGGGAGATCCTTGTCCTCCTGTTTTTAGATCACCTGTTCAAGGAATGGAAGATATTATGGATAACCAAGTCAT ATGTGCAATATACGGACTTCCAAATGACCATAAACACATTACTCGACCTCCAAATGGGGTTATTTTCCCCAAGAAG ACTGTGACATTTGGTGACATGAAGCCGGAGCCTGTACTTTGGCATGAGGATTCTGGAAGGAGACCTAGGGAAAATGGAAG agaCAACACAGGAGCTATGACTGGTCGACAACTTGGTGAGGCTGCACATAGACTTGTAGCTAATAGTTTACAGATAAAAGCAGATAGGGGTGACTATGGTGATCATAGGTACGGACCGCCTACATCCTACCCGGGTGCTTATGGTCCACCATTGCAATCCTATCAGACAAACAGATATAATGGCCACGAGCAACAAAGGTTTGTGCCTAATTCAAGCTATTCCGCTCGAGATGCTGGAGGTTACCAGAGGCCATCAAATTCAACAGTCTCACAACACCACCGTTATGATGATAATTATAGCCAGACTAATGCTTATTCGGGCTCTCATCATGCCTACAGGAGGCCTAATCCTCATCATGAAAGGATTGACCAATCTGTTGCCCAGAGTAGGGATTATCATAGACATGGATATTATGCACCAGGGTTGCAGCAAAATGGGGGACACCCCTACCACTCGGGGGCCACACAACATCAACATGTGCACTCAACTCCCCATCCACCACCAACTCATATACCCAATCACAGAGGATATAATCATCAACCTTACGAGTCTGGTAGCTATAATCATTGGGGCAGTGGTCAAGGCCCTCATAGCAACCCAGGTGGTGGCAGAGGATATAATTATCCACACCAGTCAAGCAATCAATATGCAGCTTTAAATAGGGGATCAAATAGACGGCCACCTTCTTCTGACTATCGGCACTAG
- the LOC116020744 gene encoding 5'-3' exoribonuclease 3 isoform X2, producing MATLSIALQYYIHLRLNYDPGWRNIKVILSDANVPGEGEHKIMSYIRGQRNLPGYDPNTRHCLYGLDADLIMLALATHEVHFAILREVVFTPGQQDKCFLCGQMGHLAADCQGKAKRKAGEFDEKGDTEVVAKKPYQFLYIWTLREYLEYEFRIPNPPFEIDFERIVDDFIFMCFFVGNDFLPHMPTLEIREGAINLLMAVYKKEFRFMGGYLTDGSKPNLACVEHFIQAVGSYEDKIFQKRARLHQRQTERIKREKAQKKREDSVPEVEPESLVPVARFHGSRLASGPSPSPYQQGFRSDQKLRSGNSHDSHTHNHATKVARLASAATVGAAIVEAENSLEIEVRDNKEDLKTKLKELLREKNDVFNSENPEEDKVKLGDPGWKERYYEDKFSAKTPEEMEEIRKDVVMKYTEGLCWVMHYYYEGVCSWQWYYPYHYAPFASDLKELAGLNISFELGTPFKPFNQLLGVFPAASSHALPEHYRRLMTDPNSPIIDFYPTDFEVDMNGKRFSWQGIAKLPFIDEARLLAEVAKVEHTLTDEEVRRNSMMLDMLFVSLSHPLSPYIFSLDHRCKQLTEKERVEAKEPIDPGASGGMNGYLSLCGGDPCPPVFRSPVQGMEDIMDNQVICAIYGLPNDHKHITRPPNGVIFPKKTVTFGDMKPEPVLWHEDSGRRPRENGRDNTGAMTGRQLGEAAHRLVANSLQIKADRGDYGDHRYGPPTSYPGAYGPPLQSYQTNRYNGHEQQRFVPNSSYSARDAGGYQRPSNSTVSQHHRYDDNYSQTNAYSGSHHAYRRPNPHHERIDQSVAQSRDYHRHGYYAPGLQQNGGHPYHSGATQHQHVHSTPHPPPTHIPNHRGYNHQPYESGSYNHWGSGQGPHSNPGGGRGYNYPHQSSNQYAALNRGSNRRPPSSDYRH from the exons ATGGCCACTTTGTCAATTGCACTCCAGTACTACATTCATCTCAGGCTAAACTATGATCCTGGATGGAGAAACATTAAG gtTATACTCTCTGATGCGAATGTTCCTGGTGAAGGGGAACACAAAATTATGTCATACATTCGAGGGCAAAGGAACCTTCCTGGTTATGACCCTAATACACGACATTGTTTGTATGGTCTG GATGCAGACCTAATCATGTTGGCTTTGGCTACTCATGAAGTCCACTTTGCTATACTTAGAGAG GTTGTATTTACCCCTGGTCAGCAGGACAAATGTTTTCTATGTGGTCAAATGGGCCACTTAGCAGCAGATTGTCAAGGGAAGGCGAAGAGAAAGGCTGGGGAGTTTGATGAAAAAGGTGATACTGAAGTGGTGGCAAAAAAGCCTTATCAG TTCCTCTATATTTGGACCCTGAGGGAGTACTTGGAGTATGAATTCAGAATTCCAAATCCTCCTTTTGAGATTGATTTCGAGCGCATTGTTGATGATTTTATATTCATGTGTTTCTTTGTTGGGAATGATTTTCTGCCACATATGCCCACCCTTGAGATCCGTGAG GGTGCAATAAACTTGCTCATGGCTGTTTACAAAAAGGAGTTTAGGTTCATGGGAGGGTATTTGACTGATGGCAGCAAG CCAAATCTTGCCTGTGTGGAGCATTTTATACAGGCAGTGGGGTCATATGAAGATAAAATATTCCAGAAAAGAGCACGCTTGCATCAG AGGCAAACCGAAAGAATCAAGCGTGAAAAAGCACAAAAAAAACGAGAAGATTCCGTGCCTGAAGTTGAACCTGAATCGTTGGTTCCAGTTGCTCGGTTCCATGGTTCTCGTCTTGCATCTGGCCCCTCACCTTCTCCATATCAACAAGGGTTTAGATCTGACCAGAAGTTGCGGTCTGGAAATTCTCATGATAGTCATACTCATAACCATGCTACAAAAGTTGCACGCTTGGCATCTGCGGCCACAGTAGGAGCTGCAATTGTTGAGGCTGAGAATAGCCTTGAAATTGAA GTTCGTGATAACAAAGAAGATTTGAAAACCAAGCTGAAAGAGCTACTTCGTGAAAAGAATGATGTTTTCAACTCAGAAAATCCTGAAGAGGACAAG GTCAAGCTGGGAGATCCAGGTTGGAAAGAGAGGTATTATGAGGATAAGTTCTCTGCAAAAACACCTGAGGAAATGGAAGAGATACGGAAAGATGTT GTTATGAAATACACTGAAGGCCTGTGCTGGGTTATGCACTATTATTATGAAGGCGTTTGTTCCTGGCAGTG GTATTACCCCTATCATTATGCACCATTTGCTTCAGACTTGAAGGAACTTGCAGGATTGAACATCAGCTTTGAATTGGGTACTCCATTTAAACCATTCAACCAACTGTTGGGTGTGTTCCCTGCAGCAAG TTCACATGCGCTTCCTGAGCATTATAGGAGATTGATGACAGATCCAAACTCGcctattattgatttttatccCACTG ATTTTGAAGTGGACATGAATGGCAAGAGGTTTTCTTGGCAG GGCATTGCCAAATTGCCTTTCATTGATGAAGCTCGGCTCCTTGCAGAGGTTGCAAAAGTTGAACATACATTGACG GATGAAGAAGTACGAAGAAACAGTATGATGCTTGATATGCTCTTTGTGTCATTGTCTCATCCACTATCTCCATACATCTTCTCTCTTGATCATCGCTGTAAACAGCTGACTGAAAAAGAAAGGGTTGAAGCAAAGGAGCCAATTGACCCAGGGGCAAG TGGTGGGATGAATGGCTATTTATCCCTCTGTGGGGGAGATCCTTGTCCTCCTGTTTTTAGATCACCTGTTCAAGGAATGGAAGATATTATGGATAACCAAGTCAT ATGTGCAATATACGGACTTCCAAATGACCATAAACACATTACTCGACCTCCAAATGGGGTTATTTTCCCCAAGAAG ACTGTGACATTTGGTGACATGAAGCCGGAGCCTGTACTTTGGCATGAGGATTCTGGAAGGAGACCTAGGGAAAATGGAAG agaCAACACAGGAGCTATGACTGGTCGACAACTTGGTGAGGCTGCACATAGACTTGTAGCTAATAGTTTACAGATAAAAGCAGATAGGGGTGACTATGGTGATCATAGGTACGGACCGCCTACATCCTACCCGGGTGCTTATGGTCCACCATTGCAATCCTATCAGACAAACAGATATAATGGCCACGAGCAACAAAGGTTTGTGCCTAATTCAAGCTATTCCGCTCGAGATGCTGGAGGTTACCAGAGGCCATCAAATTCAACAGTCTCACAACACCACCGTTATGATGATAATTATAGCCAGACTAATGCTTATTCGGGCTCTCATCATGCCTACAGGAGGCCTAATCCTCATCATGAAAGGATTGACCAATCTGTTGCCCAGAGTAGGGATTATCATAGACATGGATATTATGCACCAGGGTTGCAGCAAAATGGGGGACACCCCTACCACTCGGGGGCCACACAACATCAACATGTGCACTCAACTCCCCATCCACCACCAACTCATATACCCAATCACAGAGGATATAATCATCAACCTTACGAGTCTGGTAGCTATAATCATTGGGGCAGTGGTCAAGGCCCTCATAGCAACCCAGGTGGTGGCAGAGGATATAATTATCCACACCAGTCAAGCAATCAATATGCAGCTTTAAATAGGGGATCAAATAGACGGCCACCTTCTTCTGACTATCGGCACTAG
- the LOC116025409 gene encoding probable acyl-activating enzyme 1, peroxisomal isoform X1, which produces MEGTTRCSANYVPLTPISFLERSALVFRDNVSIIHGPLKFTWKQTRDRCLSLASALSLIGISRHDVVAALAPNIPAMYELHFGVPMAGAVLCTLNTRHDSAMVAVLLKHSEAKVIFVDDQFLDTAKGALEILSRSGGIKLPRLVVIHDSDVKQSGSFFDKISSAQGSLEYESFLASGRSDFEIIWPNDECDPIALNYTSGTTSSPKGVVYSHRGAYLNALAAVLVSEMTSMPVYLWVVPMFHCNGWCLTWGVAAQGGTNVCLRNITAKGIFDKIDHHNVNHMGGAPTVLNMIINAPPDVKRPLPRKVAIMTGAAPPPPHVLFKMEELGFEVIHSYGLTETYGPGTICAWKPEWNSLPPSARAKLKARQGLHHIGMEVLDVKDPATMKSVPPDAKTIGEVMFRGNTVMNGYLKDLKATEDAFRGGWFRSGDLGVKHPDGYIELKDRSKDIIISGGENISTIEVESIIFSHPAVLEAAVVGRPDDHWGETPCAFVKLKDGYNVSANEIIKYCRDHLPHYMAPKTVIFNDLPKTSTGKTQKFILRQRTKAMGSLSKSSRL; this is translated from the exons ATGGAGGGAACGACTCGATGCTCTGCGAACTACGTTCCGCTCACTCCGATCAGCTTCTTGGAGCGCTCAGCTTTGGTGTTTAGAGATAATGTATCTATAATCCATGGCCCTCTCAAGTTCACATGGAAACAGACCCGTGATAGGTGTCTCAGCCTCGCTTCTGCTCTCTCCCTCATCGGAATCTCTCGCCACGATGTC GTTGCTGCCTTGGCTCCAAATATTCCAGCAATGTATGAACTACACTTTGGAGTTCCAATGGCTGGGGCAGTCCTTTGCACGCTTAATACCCGCCATGATTCAGCAATGGTGGCAGTGCTGCTGAAACATTCAGAGGCCAAAGTTATATTTGTAGATGACCAGTTCCTCGATACTGCCAAGGGAGCCCTTGAGATTCTATCAAGGTCAGGAGGTATCAAGTTGCCTCGGTTAGTTGTAATCCATGACAGTGATGTGAAGCAATCAGGCAGTTTTTTCGACAAAATTTCATCGGCACAAGGGAGTTTGGAGTATGAGTCCTTTTTAGCGAGCGGAAGAAGTGATTTTGAGATAATATGGCCAAATGATGAATGTGATCCAATAGCTCTGAATTATACTTCAGGCACAACATCTAGTCCTAAAGGAGTTGTTTATAGCCATAGAGGAGCCTATCTTAATGCTCTGGCTGCAGTTCTTGTCAGCGAGATGACCTCAATGCCAGTCTATTTATGGGTTGTTCCTATGTTTCATTGCAATGGTTGGTGTCTTACTTGGGGTGTGGCAGCACAGGGTGGAACAAATGTTTGTTTGAGGAACATCACAGCAAAAGGAATATTTGATAAGATAGATCATCATAATGTAAACCACATGGGTGGAGCACCTACAGTTTTAAACATGATAATAAATGCACCACCAGATGTAAAGAGGCCGCTTCCAAGAAAGGTTGCAATCATGACAGGTGCTGCACCACCCCCTCCTCATGTTCTCTTCAAGATGGAGGAGCTAGGATTTGAAGTCATTCACTCATATGGTCTAACCGAAACATATGGTCCAGGAACAATATGCGCGTGGAAACCCGAGTGGAATTCTTTACCCCCTAGTGCTCGGGCAAAACTCAAGGCCCGTCAAGGATTACACCACATTGGCATGGAGGTGCTAGATGTTAAGGACCCTGCAACAATGAAGAGTGTGCCACCAGATGCCAAAACAATAGGTGAAGTGATGTTCAGAGGCAACACAGTGATGAATGGGTATTTGAAAGATTTGAAAGCGACAGAAGATGCTTTCAGAGGTGGGTGGTTTCGAAGTGGTGACTTGGGAGTGAAACACCCTGATGGCTACATAGAGTTGAAGGATCGATCTAAAGACATCATTATTTCAGGCGGAGAAAACATTAGCACAATTGAGGTAGAGTCCATAATTTTTAGCCATCCAGCTGTTCTTGAGGCAGCTGTGGTGGGTAGACCAGATGATCACTGGGGTGAGACACCTTGCGCATTTGTTAAGCTTAAAGATGGATATAATGTGAGCGCCAATGAAATTATCAAGTACTGTCGGGATCATTTGCCACATTACATGGCTCCAAAAACTGTGATTTTCAATGATTTGCCTAAAACCTCAACAGGGAAGACACAGAAGTTCATTCTCAGGCAAAGGACCAAAGCTATGGGAAGTCTTTCAAAATCAAGCAGACTCTGA
- the LOC116025409 gene encoding probable acyl-activating enzyme 1, peroxisomal isoform X2 yields MVAALAPNIPAMYELHFGVPMAGAVLCTLNTRHDSAMVAVLLKHSEAKVIFVDDQFLDTAKGALEILSRSGGIKLPRLVVIHDSDVKQSGSFFDKISSAQGSLEYESFLASGRSDFEIIWPNDECDPIALNYTSGTTSSPKGVVYSHRGAYLNALAAVLVSEMTSMPVYLWVVPMFHCNGWCLTWGVAAQGGTNVCLRNITAKGIFDKIDHHNVNHMGGAPTVLNMIINAPPDVKRPLPRKVAIMTGAAPPPPHVLFKMEELGFEVIHSYGLTETYGPGTICAWKPEWNSLPPSARAKLKARQGLHHIGMEVLDVKDPATMKSVPPDAKTIGEVMFRGNTVMNGYLKDLKATEDAFRGGWFRSGDLGVKHPDGYIELKDRSKDIIISGGENISTIEVESIIFSHPAVLEAAVVGRPDDHWGETPCAFVKLKDGYNVSANEIIKYCRDHLPHYMAPKTVIFNDLPKTSTGKTQKFILRQRTKAMGSLSKSSRL; encoded by the exons ATG GTTGCTGCCTTGGCTCCAAATATTCCAGCAATGTATGAACTACACTTTGGAGTTCCAATGGCTGGGGCAGTCCTTTGCACGCTTAATACCCGCCATGATTCAGCAATGGTGGCAGTGCTGCTGAAACATTCAGAGGCCAAAGTTATATTTGTAGATGACCAGTTCCTCGATACTGCCAAGGGAGCCCTTGAGATTCTATCAAGGTCAGGAGGTATCAAGTTGCCTCGGTTAGTTGTAATCCATGACAGTGATGTGAAGCAATCAGGCAGTTTTTTCGACAAAATTTCATCGGCACAAGGGAGTTTGGAGTATGAGTCCTTTTTAGCGAGCGGAAGAAGTGATTTTGAGATAATATGGCCAAATGATGAATGTGATCCAATAGCTCTGAATTATACTTCAGGCACAACATCTAGTCCTAAAGGAGTTGTTTATAGCCATAGAGGAGCCTATCTTAATGCTCTGGCTGCAGTTCTTGTCAGCGAGATGACCTCAATGCCAGTCTATTTATGGGTTGTTCCTATGTTTCATTGCAATGGTTGGTGTCTTACTTGGGGTGTGGCAGCACAGGGTGGAACAAATGTTTGTTTGAGGAACATCACAGCAAAAGGAATATTTGATAAGATAGATCATCATAATGTAAACCACATGGGTGGAGCACCTACAGTTTTAAACATGATAATAAATGCACCACCAGATGTAAAGAGGCCGCTTCCAAGAAAGGTTGCAATCATGACAGGTGCTGCACCACCCCCTCCTCATGTTCTCTTCAAGATGGAGGAGCTAGGATTTGAAGTCATTCACTCATATGGTCTAACCGAAACATATGGTCCAGGAACAATATGCGCGTGGAAACCCGAGTGGAATTCTTTACCCCCTAGTGCTCGGGCAAAACTCAAGGCCCGTCAAGGATTACACCACATTGGCATGGAGGTGCTAGATGTTAAGGACCCTGCAACAATGAAGAGTGTGCCACCAGATGCCAAAACAATAGGTGAAGTGATGTTCAGAGGCAACACAGTGATGAATGGGTATTTGAAAGATTTGAAAGCGACAGAAGATGCTTTCAGAGGTGGGTGGTTTCGAAGTGGTGACTTGGGAGTGAAACACCCTGATGGCTACATAGAGTTGAAGGATCGATCTAAAGACATCATTATTTCAGGCGGAGAAAACATTAGCACAATTGAGGTAGAGTCCATAATTTTTAGCCATCCAGCTGTTCTTGAGGCAGCTGTGGTGGGTAGACCAGATGATCACTGGGGTGAGACACCTTGCGCATTTGTTAAGCTTAAAGATGGATATAATGTGAGCGCCAATGAAATTATCAAGTACTGTCGGGATCATTTGCCACATTACATGGCTCCAAAAACTGTGATTTTCAATGATTTGCCTAAAACCTCAACAGGGAAGACACAGAAGTTCATTCTCAGGCAAAGGACCAAAGCTATGGGAAGTCTTTCAAAATCAAGCAGACTCTGA
- the LOC116025409 gene encoding probable acyl-activating enzyme 1, peroxisomal isoform X3 encodes MYELHFGVPMAGAVLCTLNTRHDSAMVAVLLKHSEAKVIFVDDQFLDTAKGALEILSRSGGIKLPRLVVIHDSDVKQSGSFFDKISSAQGSLEYESFLASGRSDFEIIWPNDECDPIALNYTSGTTSSPKGVVYSHRGAYLNALAAVLVSEMTSMPVYLWVVPMFHCNGWCLTWGVAAQGGTNVCLRNITAKGIFDKIDHHNVNHMGGAPTVLNMIINAPPDVKRPLPRKVAIMTGAAPPPPHVLFKMEELGFEVIHSYGLTETYGPGTICAWKPEWNSLPPSARAKLKARQGLHHIGMEVLDVKDPATMKSVPPDAKTIGEVMFRGNTVMNGYLKDLKATEDAFRGGWFRSGDLGVKHPDGYIELKDRSKDIIISGGENISTIEVESIIFSHPAVLEAAVVGRPDDHWGETPCAFVKLKDGYNVSANEIIKYCRDHLPHYMAPKTVIFNDLPKTSTGKTQKFILRQRTKAMGSLSKSSRL; translated from the coding sequence ATGTATGAACTACACTTTGGAGTTCCAATGGCTGGGGCAGTCCTTTGCACGCTTAATACCCGCCATGATTCAGCAATGGTGGCAGTGCTGCTGAAACATTCAGAGGCCAAAGTTATATTTGTAGATGACCAGTTCCTCGATACTGCCAAGGGAGCCCTTGAGATTCTATCAAGGTCAGGAGGTATCAAGTTGCCTCGGTTAGTTGTAATCCATGACAGTGATGTGAAGCAATCAGGCAGTTTTTTCGACAAAATTTCATCGGCACAAGGGAGTTTGGAGTATGAGTCCTTTTTAGCGAGCGGAAGAAGTGATTTTGAGATAATATGGCCAAATGATGAATGTGATCCAATAGCTCTGAATTATACTTCAGGCACAACATCTAGTCCTAAAGGAGTTGTTTATAGCCATAGAGGAGCCTATCTTAATGCTCTGGCTGCAGTTCTTGTCAGCGAGATGACCTCAATGCCAGTCTATTTATGGGTTGTTCCTATGTTTCATTGCAATGGTTGGTGTCTTACTTGGGGTGTGGCAGCACAGGGTGGAACAAATGTTTGTTTGAGGAACATCACAGCAAAAGGAATATTTGATAAGATAGATCATCATAATGTAAACCACATGGGTGGAGCACCTACAGTTTTAAACATGATAATAAATGCACCACCAGATGTAAAGAGGCCGCTTCCAAGAAAGGTTGCAATCATGACAGGTGCTGCACCACCCCCTCCTCATGTTCTCTTCAAGATGGAGGAGCTAGGATTTGAAGTCATTCACTCATATGGTCTAACCGAAACATATGGTCCAGGAACAATATGCGCGTGGAAACCCGAGTGGAATTCTTTACCCCCTAGTGCTCGGGCAAAACTCAAGGCCCGTCAAGGATTACACCACATTGGCATGGAGGTGCTAGATGTTAAGGACCCTGCAACAATGAAGAGTGTGCCACCAGATGCCAAAACAATAGGTGAAGTGATGTTCAGAGGCAACACAGTGATGAATGGGTATTTGAAAGATTTGAAAGCGACAGAAGATGCTTTCAGAGGTGGGTGGTTTCGAAGTGGTGACTTGGGAGTGAAACACCCTGATGGCTACATAGAGTTGAAGGATCGATCTAAAGACATCATTATTTCAGGCGGAGAAAACATTAGCACAATTGAGGTAGAGTCCATAATTTTTAGCCATCCAGCTGTTCTTGAGGCAGCTGTGGTGGGTAGACCAGATGATCACTGGGGTGAGACACCTTGCGCATTTGTTAAGCTTAAAGATGGATATAATGTGAGCGCCAATGAAATTATCAAGTACTGTCGGGATCATTTGCCACATTACATGGCTCCAAAAACTGTGATTTTCAATGATTTGCCTAAAACCTCAACAGGGAAGACACAGAAGTTCATTCTCAGGCAAAGGACCAAAGCTATGGGAAGTCTTTCAAAATCAAGCAGACTCTGA